The window CCGGCAGCCTCGCCACCCGGAGAGAACGGGAAGGGCGGCTTGAACTGGTACTTGCCCTCGATGATCAGGGTGTCGGGGAAGTTCACCCCGGCGGCATGCACCTGCAGCAGGACTTCGTTCTTCTTCGGCTCGGGGCTGGCGACGTCTTCCAGCACCAGGGTTTCGGCGGGGCCGAAGGCTTTGCACAGCACGGCTTTCATGGGGATTACTCCGCTTTAGGTATCGGGCCAGTGTAGGAGTGCATGGCGAGGGGGCAAATCACCATGGTCTCGGCTTATGCCCCGATATAGCTTGGGCGGCGGCGCGAGTGTGGCTATCCTTTGGGCCATCGAATCCGGAGACATCGCCTTGAGAGCTTTCCTCGCCCTGTTGCTGGTCCTGTCCTTCAGCCCCTTCGTTGCCGCGGAAGAAGAGGCCAAGCCCGAAGACGCCAACAAGCCGGTCTTCGTCGACCTCACCCCGGCCTTGGTGGGCAACTATGGCAGCGGTCCGAAGCTGAAATACTTCAAGGCCGACATCGCCCTGAAGGTCACCGGCAAGGAGGCCTCGGAGAAGGTCGAGCATCATGAGCCGCTGATCCGCAACCAATTGGTGATGCTGTTCGCCCAGCAGACCGACGACTCCCTCGGCAGCGTCGATGGCAAGGAAAAGCTGCGCCAGGAGGCTCTCAAGCAGGTGCAGGGCGTCCTGCAACAGGAAGAGGGCAAGCCGCTGGTGGATGACCTGCTGTTCAACAACCTGATCGTCCAGCCCTGACCTCGGGCCTGCCCATCGCGCAGTAGGGCCCTAAGCCCCGTCAAACCAGGCATGTAGGAAATTTCCTAGTCACGCCTGACTTGTATCAAGCGTCATTCGCCGCCGATTACCGATGATCCCCTCATGATTCGCTCGAATTCGAGCGCACGCAGAAGGGGATTATCGGATGGCAGGAATCGCAAAAAGCTGGCGCACCCGCGGACTGATCGTGGTGGTTGCGGCCGTGCTCGCCGCGCTGGCCTGGCAGACGTTCAAACCGGCCGGCCTCCCCGAAGGCTTCGCCGGCGGTAACGGACGCATCGAGGCCACCGAGGTGGACGTGGCCACCAAACTGCCTGGACGGGTGGCGGAAATCCTGGTGGACGAGGGCGACTTCGTGAAGGCCGGCCAAGTGGTGGCGAAGATGGACACCCAGGTGCTCCAGGCCCAGCTCGCCCAGGCCCAGGCTGAGGTGCGGCAGGCGCAGAATGCCCGGCTCACCGCTGAATCCCTGGTCGCCCAGCGCACCAGCGAGAAGGCCACCGCCGAAGCCGTGGTCGCCCAGCGCCAGGCGGAGCTGACCGCCGCGCAGAAGCGCTTCACCCGCACCGAGCAGCTGGTCAAGCGCAATGCGCTGCCGCAACAGCAACTCGATGATGACCGTGCGGTGATGCAGAGCGCCCAGGCCGCACTGGCCGCCTCGCGCTCGCAGGTGGTGTCGGCGCAGGCCGGCATTGCCGCCGCGCGCTCCCAGGTGATCGAGGCGCAGTCGGCCATCGAGGCCGCCACCGCGAGCACCGTGCGCCTGCAGGCGGACATCGACGACAGCCTGCTCAAGGCCCCGCGCAACGGCCGCGTGCAGTACCGCGTGGCGCAGCCGGGCGAAGTGCTGGCCGCCGGCGGCAAGCTGCTCAACATGGTCGATCTGGCTGACGTCTACATGACCTTCTTCCTGCCCTCGGGCCAGGCCGGCAAGGTCGAGCTGGGCCAGGAAGTGCGCCTGGTGATCGATGCGGTGCCGGAGTACGTGATCCCGGCGAAAGTCTCCTACGTCGCCAGCGTCGCGCAGTTCACCCCGAAGACCGTGGAAACCGCCAACGAGCGCGAGAAGCTGATGTTCCGCGTCAAGGCGCGGCTGGATCCGCAGCTGCTTGCGAAGTACATCACCTACGTGAAGACCGGCGTGCCGGGCATGGCCTACCTGCGCCTCGACCCGCAAGCGCAGTGGCCGGCTGAACTGCAGATCAAGGTTCCGCAATGAACACCGCCGACTGCGTGGCCCGTCTGGCTGGCGTCTCGCTGCGCTACGGCGAGACTCGCGCGGTGGACAACGTCACGCTGGATATCCCGGCCAACCACATGGTCGGCCTGATCGGCCCGGACGGCGTCGGCAAGTCCAGCCTGCTGGCGCTGCTGGCCGGCGCGCGGAAGATGCAGGACGGCGAAATCCAGGTGCTTGGCGGCGACATGCGCGACGCCCGCCACCGCCGCTCCGTGTGTCCGCGCATCGCCTATATGCCCCAGGGCCTGGGCAAGAACCTCTATCCCACGCTCTCGGTGTTCGAGAACGTCGACTTCTTCGGCCGCCTGTTTGGCCACGACAAGGCCGAGCGTGAGCGGCGCATCGCCGACCTGCTGCACAGCACGGGGCTGGCGCCGTTCGCCGAACGGCCGGCAGGCAAGCTCTCCGGTGGCATGAAGCAGAAGCTCGGGCTGTGCTGCGCGCTGATCCACGACCCCGACCTGCTGATCCTCGACGAACCCACCACCGGCGTCGATCCGCTTTCGCGCAACCAGTTCTGGGAGCTGATCGGCCGCATCCGTGCCGGCCGCGAGGGCATGAGCGTGCTGGTCGCCACCGCCTACATGGAGGAGGCCGAGCGCTTCGACCACCTGGTAGCGATGGACGACGGCAAGGTGCTTGCCACCGGTACGCCCGCCGAACTGCGCGAGCACACCGGCACCCGGAATCTGGAAGAAGCCTTCATCGCCCTGCTGCCCGAGAGCAAGCGCGTCGGTCACCACACGCTGGTGATTCCGCCGCGCGCGCAGAGCGAAGGCGCTCCGCAGATCGCCATCGAGGCCGAAGGACTGACCTGCCGCTTCGGCGATTTCGTCGCAGTGGACCATGTGAGCTTCCGCATCGAGCGCGGGGAAATCTTCGGCTTCCTCGGTTCCAACGGCTGCGGCAAGTCCACCACCATGAAGATGCTCACCGGCCTGCTGCCGGCCAGCGAAGGCACCTGCGCGCTGTTCGGCCAGCCGGTGAACGCCAACGACATGGAGACCCGCCGGCGCGTCGGCTACATGTCCCAGGCCTTCTCGCTGTATGCCGAACTGACGGTGCTGCAGAACCTGGAGCTGCACGCCAAGCTGTTCCACCTGCCGGCCGACCAGATCGGGCCGCGCGTACAGGAGATGCTCGAACGTTTCGACCTGGGCAAGGTGCGCAACGAGCTGCCCGACAGCCTGCCGCTGGGCATCCGCCAGCGCCTGTCGCTGGCCGTGGCGGTGATCCACAAGCCGGAAATCCTGATCCTCGACGAGCCCACCTCGGGCGTCGACCCGGTGGCCCGCGACGGCTTCTGGGAGCTGATGGTGGAACTGTCGCGCAATGACGGCGTAACCATCTTCATCTCTACCCATTTCATGAACGAGGCCGAGCGCTGCGACCGCATTTCGCTGATGCACGCCGGCAAGGTACTCGACAGCGACACCCCGCAGGGCTTGATCGACAAGCGTGGCCTGCCGACCCTGGAAGCCACCTTCATTGCCTACCTGGAAGAGGCCACCGGCAGCGCGCCGGTGCCGGATACCGCGCCTGCGCCGGAAGCACCTGCCGAGCCGACCCGATACAAGGGCAGCGACCGTTTCAGCTGGCTGCGCCTGTTCAGCTACGCGCGCCGCGAAGCCATGGAACTGCGTCGCGATCCGATCCGCCTGACCCTGGCGCTGGTGGGTACCGCGCTGCTGATGTTCATCATCGGCTACGGCATCAACATGGACGTCGAGGACCTCACCTACGCGGTGCTCGACCGTGACCAGACCACCACCAGCCAGGCCTACGCGCTGAACATCGCCGGCTCGCGCTACTTCATCGAGAAACCGACCATTCAGGACCCGGACGACCTGGAGCGGCGCCTGCGCAGCGGCGACATCAGCCTGGCAGTGGAAATCCCGCCGAACTTCGGCCGCGACCTCAAGCGCGGTGCCGATCCGCAGATCGGCGTGTGGATCGATGGCGCCATGCCGACCCGCGCCAACACCGTGCTCGGCTACGTACAGGGCCTGCATTCGAGCTACCTCGCCGATCTCGCCCGACAGAATGGCAGTGCTGCCGCCAGCGCGGCGGCCAGCACCGAAGTGCGCTACCGCTACAACCCGGACGTGGAGAGCCTCAAGGCGATGGTGCCGGCGGTGATCCCGCTGCTGCTGATCATGATCCCGGCGATGCTCACCGCCCTGGGCGTGGTGCGCGAGAAGGAGCTGGGCTCGATCACCAACCTCTACGTCACGCCGGTCACACGACTGGAATTCCTGCTGGGCAAGCAGTTGCCCTACATCGGCATGGGCATGATCAACTTCGTGTTGATGCTGGCCATGGCCGTGCTGCTGTTCCAGGTGCCGCTCAAGGGCAGCTTCCTCGCGCTGCTGATCGGCGCCTTCCTCTACGTGGTGACCAGCACCGGGCTGGGGCTGCTGCTCTCGACCTTCATGAAGAGCCAGATCGCCGCGGTGTTCGGCACCGCCATCGCCACCATGATCCCGGCCATCCAGTTCTCCGGACTGATCCACCCGGTGTCGTCGCTGGAGGGCGCGGCGGCGGTGATCGGCCAGCTCTACCCGACCTCGCACTTCCTGGTCGTCAGTCGCGGCGCCTTTTCCAAGGCGCTGGGTTTTGCCGACCTTTGGGTCTACTACCTGCCGTTGCTGGCGATGGTGGTGGTGCTGACGCTGCTCAGCGTGGCCTGCCTGAAGAAGCAGGAGGCCTGAGATGAACAAGCTGGCGAACATCTTCAACCTCGGCATCAAGGAATTCCGCAGCCTGGGCCGCGACTACGCGATGCTGATCCTGATCGCCTGGGCCTTCACCCTGGGCGTCTACAGCTCCGCCACCGGCGTGCCGGAAACCCTGCACCACGCGCCGATTGCCATCGTCGACGAGGACCAGTCGCAGCTCTCCACGCGCATCATCAACGCCTTCCAGCCACCGTACTTCCGACCGCCAGAAATGATCGGCCACGCGCAGATGGACCGCGGCATGGACGTCGGCCTGTACACCTTCACCCTGGACATCCCGCCGGACTTCCAGCGCGACGTGCTGGCCGGGCGGCAGCCGGCGATCCAGGTCAACGTCGACGCGACCCAGACCGGGCAAGCATTCTCTGGCGCGGGCTACATCCAGAACATCATCGGTACCGAGGTGCGCGAGTTCGTCAGTCGCTACCGCGCCGAGGCGGCGATGCCGGCGGAGCTGGCGGTGCGCATGGAGTTCAACCCGAACCTGACCCAGGCCTGGTTCGGCGCGGTGATGGAAGTGATCAACCAGATCACCATGTTGTCGATCATCCTTACCGGCGCCGCGCTGATCCGCGAGCGCGAGCACGGCACGGTGGAGCACCTGCTGGTGATGCCGCTGACCGCCTTCGAGATCATGATGGCCAAGGTCTGGTCCATGGGCACCGTGGTGCTGGTGGCGGCGGCCATCTCCCTGCAACTGGTGGTGCGCGGCTGGCTGGACGTGCCGATCAGCGGCTCGGTGGGGCTGTTCCTGCTGGGCGCGGCGCTGCACCTGTTCGCCACCACGTCCATGGGCATCTTCCTCGGTACCGTGGCGCGCTCGATGCCGCAGCTGGGGCTGCTGGTGATCCTCACGCTGATGCCGCTGCAGATACTCTCCGGCGGCACCACGCCGCGCGAGAGCATGCCGGAGCTGGTGCAGACCATCATGCTGGCGGCGCCGACCACCCACTTCGTCAGCCTGGCCCAGGCGATTCTCTACCGCGGGGCGGACCTGTCCATCGTCTGGCCGCAGCTGCTGGCGATCGTCGGGATTGGCGCGGCGTTCTTCGCCGGCGCCCTGTGGCGCTTCCGCCGGACCATCGGGCAGATGGCGTAATGTCCGCTCTTTGCTCTTCGTAGGAGCGAGCTTGCTCGCGAACAAGCTGTCCGGCAGTTCCGGAGTCAAGCGGGTTCGCGAGCAAGCTCGCCCCTACAGAAATGCCATCCTCACTCCACCGGCCACACGCACGTCTGGTTCCGGCCCCGATGCTTCGCCGCGTACAGCGCCTGGTCCGCCTGGGCGATCAGCTGGTCCGGCTCGCTGTCCTGCCCCGGCTTGGCGATGGCCACGCCGATGCTGATGGCCAGGCGCCCCAGCTCCGTCGCCGGGTGGGCGATGCCCAGCTCGGCGATCCGCTGGTGCACCCGCGCGGCCACGTGGGCGGCACCGTCCAGGCCGGTATCGGCGAGGATGATCACGAACTCCTCGCCACCGTAGCGGCAGGCCGCGTCCCCTTCGCGCTGCAGGCAGCCGCGCAGGGCGCCGGCGACCCGGCGCAGGGCATCGTCTCCGGCCAGGTGGCCGAGGCAGTCGTTGAACAGTTTGAAGTGGTCGACGTCGAGCATCAGGATCGCCAGCGGCGAGTCGGAGCGGCGCAGGCGGCGCCACTCGCTCTGCAACTGGCGGTCGAAGTAGCGGCGGTTGTACAGGCCGGTGAGGCCATCCTGCTGCGACTGCTTCTGCAGCTGGGCTTCCAGTTGCAGACGTTCGCCATTGTCGCGGGCCACGGCGATCAGGTACTCGCGCTCGCCCTGGTGGGCCAGTTGGGTATTGATCTCCGCCGCCTGCAGGCTGCCGTCGCGGCGTTGCATCTCGCGCTGGAAGATCATCGACAGGTTCAGTCGATTGGCCTGCTGCACCAGTTGCAGCCAGGCGAAGAAGCCGGGAATCAGACGCTCCGGGTCGTCGCGCAGCAACTGGCGGAACTCCTCGGCGCTGTAGCCGAGGCTGCTGTAGGTGGCGCAGTTCATGTGCAGCAGCTCGCGGGTGTGCAGCTCGAAGATGAACAGGGCGTCGCGGCTGGAATCGGTCAGGTCGAGCACCAGTTGCAGGCGTTCGCGGCTGTCGAGCAGGTGCCCCTCGATTTCCTGGCGTTGCTCGGCTTCCAGGTTGAGCAGGCGGTTGCTGGCGCTGAGCGCGGTGGCGCGGCGGGCGTTGTCCCGCGCCAGGGCGAGGGCGGCGACCAGCAGCAGGCTGATGGCCACGGCGGCGCTGAAGACGACCGTCGGTAGCGGTGTGGAGAGCGATTTCACCAGCGTTGCGCTGGGGCTGAGCTCCAGTTCGAAGTTGCGGTTGTTCAGCAGCTGCAGCGGCAGGCGCAGGGTGTCCTCGGCGCGGCTCTCCGGCTGGGCGCGGACGTACAGCGGCTGGCCATGCTCCAGCAGGCGCACGCTGAACAGCTGGCTGTCGGCCTGCTCCAGCAGGTGGTTCATCAGGTTGCCGACGCGGAAGACGCCTTCCATGAAACCGTCGAACTGCAGCGTGCCGTCCGGGGCGCGCAGGTAGACCGGCGTGTAGAGCACGAAGCCGCGTCCACCCTGGAGCAGCTCGATGCTGTCGCTCAGGTGTGGCTTGCCGGTGTCGCGGGCGGCCATCGCGGTGGCGTAGCCGGGGCTCATCGGCGTCAGCCAGTAGTTCAGCGCCACCTCGTTGCCTTGCAAGGGCTCCACCCAGTGGATGCGCAGGTTCGCATCGGCCCACTGGATCGACTGGTAGCCGGGGAAGTTGTCGATGTAGAAGCGCGCGTTGAGCTCCCATTCCGAGCGCTGGATGCGCCCGTGGTGGGTCCAAAGCTCGGCCAGCAGGTCCAGCCCCTGCACCTGTTCGTGCAGGTTGGCCTCCAATTGGTGGGCGAGGGCGCGCGCCTGGTAGTTCAGGCGTTCGCGAACCCGTTGCCGTTCGCTGTTGGCCAGTTCAAGGCCGAGCCAGGCGCTGGCCAGCAGTAGAACGCAGAGCAGGCCGCCAAGTCCGAGATAGGTGGCAAGGGAGGACTTCAGGCGGTCCATGCGATGAATTCCGAAAGCGTTCCTTACCTAATAGCACAGTGACATCTGCCTTTCACGGCCAGGCTATTTCCTGGCTTGTCCCCCGTCAGTGCCGGGCCAGGCCCAGCACGATCCGCCACTGCTCCTCGGTCACCGGCATCACCGACAGGCGGCTGCCGCGCTGGACCAGCGGCATTTCTTCGAGGCCCGCCTGGGCCCTGAGCGCGGCCAGCGGCAGCACCGACTTGAAAGCCTCGACGAAACCCACGTCGCGGGCGGTCCAGGGGTTCTTTTCCGCGCTGGCCTTGGGGTCGTGATAGTGGCTCTGCGGATCGAGCGCGGTGGGGTCGGGGTAGGCCTCGCCCTCGATCTGCGCGATCCCGGCGATGCCCGGCTCGGGGCAGCTGGAGTGATAGAAGAAGAACAGGTCGCCCGGCTGCATGCTGCGCATGAAGTTGCGCGCCTGGTAGTTGCGCACGCCGTCCCAGCGCGCGGTCTTCAGGCGCTTGAGGTCGTGGATCGAGAGCTCGTCAGGCTCGGATTTCATCAGCCAGTATGCGCGTGCCATCGGCGAAGGCCTCCTTGGATGTGGCGAATGTCCGGACTCGTCCGGGGACTAAGGGTAGGTGTTTCCCCTGCGACAAGCTGCCGGCTCGCGGGAGATTTGCTGTAGGAAGAAAATGTAGGAAATCGGCATGAACCTTGCCTGAAAGTGCCCGATGTTTTGGCAGGCGTGCCTCCTCCGACGATCGGTTGGCGTCAGAATTGCGAGAAGCTTTTCATTGTCGGAGAATGCCGCCGTTTTTAGCTTGGCCCGCCGGACGGACAAAAAAACCACCGCCGGCCATCGTGGACAGTTTGCCTGGAAGGGGGAGGCAATCGATGAAACGCAAGCCTGATCTTTTGTGGGTTCTGGTAATCCTGTTCGGCCTGGGGGTCGTCACCACCGGTTACACCCAGAGCCTCTGGGAACGCCAGGGCAGTCTGCCTGCCCAGGTCACTCAGCAGCCCTGATTCTTCGCCGGGTGTCGCAGGGATCGCGACGCCTGTGCAAGCCGGCCATACCAGCCGCCATCCGTCACCGTGCCCATCAGCGGCACGTCCCAGCTGGCCAGCTCCAGCCGATCGACCTTCTGACATTCGTGCGCCAGACCCAATAGCGTCGGTGTGTGCCAATTTTTGCGCATGCCTAGGTAGGCCAGGGTGCGGTCGTAGAACCCCTTGCCCATGCCCAGGCGACCGCCCTGCGGATCGAACCCCACCAGTGGCAACAGCAGCAGGTCCAGCGCCCAGGCAGGGCGTTGCTGGCCGCGGTTGGGCACCGGCTCGGCGATGCCGAAACGGTTGCGCGTCCAGCGTTCGCCAATGCCGACGCGCTGGAAGGTCATGTGGGTTTTCGGCCAGTCCGACAGCACCGGCAGATAGGTCGCCTTGCCGCGCTTCTGCGCCGCTTTCATCAGGGGCCGTGGGTCGATCTCGCCGTCAGCCGGCAGATACAGGGCGATGTGCTTCGCGCGGCGAAACAGCGGATGCTGCGCCAACTGGCGATACAGGGCCTGGGCCGCGAGACGTTGCTGGAGCGGGGTGAGGGCGCGTCTGGCCTGGCGCAGCTTGCGGCGCAGGGCCGGACGGGAGAGACCGTCGGAATGGATCATGAAAGGGTAAAGCTCCCCGGACATGCCGCTGTCGGGTTAGCCCTTGAACCCGAGAGTTCAAGGTGGTGGTTGCAGTAGGCTTTAAGGCTTTCCGTCGTGCGGACATGCACACCAGCCCAACTGGCAACCCCCGTTGTTGCAATTATCGGCTCAGGGACATCACCGACTGGCAAACACACCAGGGAACGGGGTGGATTATACCCCAAGGAAATTTCCAGGGTCAGACTTCACCCGGTTCCTTATCGGTGGTAAGGGCCCGGTCCACGCGCTCGAGCAGTTCGCGCACGCGCTCGCGGGTGGAGCTGCTGTCGTGGTCCTGACGCTCCTGCTTGTGCAGCAGGTCGTGGGTGATGTTCAGCGCGGCCATCACCGCCACGCGGTCGGCGCCGATCACTTTGCCGCTGGAACGTATCTCGCGCATCTTGCTGTCGAGATAGCGCGCGGCGCTTTCCAGGTTGACGCGTTCCTCGGGAGGGCAGGCGATGCAGTACTCCTTGTCGAGGATTTGAACATTGAGGGTATTCGACTGGCTCATGAGTCCTGCTCCAAGGCTTTGAGTCGCAAAATCATCGCTTCGACCTTCTGCCGCGCCAATTCGTTCTTCTCGATCAGATGGGCGCGTTCTTCCCGCCAGCTTTTCTCGTTCGCCCGCAGCAGCCGGTTTTCGGCCTTGAGCTGCTCCAGGCGCTGGAGCAGCTGGTCGAACTTGGCGATCAGCGTGTGCAGGTCGGCGTCTTCCATGGGCTCTCGCTTGGCTCTTTACTCGTAAGAATGGGAGTGACCGGGAACTATATAGGACCGCCGTGGGGGTGGGTCAACGCGGCGACCCGTTACATGGTCTTGCACTGGGCGGCGGTGCTAGGATACGAGACCACATTCTATGCGCGGCGCCCGATGGCGCCTAGCTGCCTTACCCCGGGTTCGATCATGTCCACGTCAAGTTCCGCCTATACCGCCTTCTCCGCCCTGCTCGCCGAGGCCGCCCTGCCGATTTCCCCCGCCGAGCTGCACGGCCACCTGCTCGGCCGCGTCTGCGCCGGTTCCGGCTTCGACCAGGACGAATGGCTGCAAGCCGCCGGCGAGCTGCTCGGCGGTGAGCCGGGTGAGCGTCTGAGCGCGGCCCTGGGTGGCTTGTTGGGCATGGTCCAGCAGGACTTCAGCGCCGGCGAGATGGCCGTGGTGCTGATGCTGCCCAATGACGACGCCCCGCTGGCCGAGCGCGCCGCGGCCCTGGGCCAGTGGTGCCAGGGCTTCCTCGCCGGCTTCGGACTGGCGTTGCGCTCCCCCAGCCTGTCCGACGAAGCCGACGAAGTGCTGCAGGACATCGCCGCTATCGCCCAGGTCCAGGGCGCACTGGAAGATTCCGAAGACGGCGAGGCCGACTATATGGAAGTGCAGGAGTACCTGCGCGTCGCCCCGCTGCTGCTGTTCTCCGAGTTCGGCAAGGTGCCGGCACCGGCCGAGAAACCGTCCCTGCATTGAGGTTGCTGCATGATCCGTATCGCCAAGTCGGAATACGCCCGTCGGCGCAAGGCGCTGATGGCGCAGATGGAACCCAACAGCATCGCCATTCTTCCGGCGGCGCCGATGTACATCCGCAACCGCGACGTCGAGCACGTCTACCGCCAGGACAGTGACTTCCAGTACCTCACCGGCTTCCCCGAGCCGGAAGCGGTGATGGCGCTGATCCCCGGCCGCGAGCATGGCGAGTACGTACTGTTCTGCCGCGAGCGAGATCCCGAGCGTGAGCTCTGGGACGGTCTGCGCGCCGGCCAGGACGGCGCGATCAGCAACTTCGGC of the Pseudomonas sp. PSE14 genome contains:
- a CDS encoding flagellar basal body-associated protein FliL, with protein sequence MRAFLALLLVLSFSPFVAAEEEAKPEDANKPVFVDLTPALVGNYGSGPKLKYFKADIALKVTGKEASEKVEHHEPLIRNQLVMLFAQQTDDSLGSVDGKEKLRQEALKQVQGVLQQEEGKPLVDDLLFNNLIVQP
- a CDS encoding HlyD family efflux transporter periplasmic adaptor subunit, which produces MAGIAKSWRTRGLIVVVAAVLAALAWQTFKPAGLPEGFAGGNGRIEATEVDVATKLPGRVAEILVDEGDFVKAGQVVAKMDTQVLQAQLAQAQAEVRQAQNARLTAESLVAQRTSEKATAEAVVAQRQAELTAAQKRFTRTEQLVKRNALPQQQLDDDRAVMQSAQAALAASRSQVVSAQAGIAAARSQVIEAQSAIEAATASTVRLQADIDDSLLKAPRNGRVQYRVAQPGEVLAAGGKLLNMVDLADVYMTFFLPSGQAGKVELGQEVRLVIDAVPEYVIPAKVSYVASVAQFTPKTVETANEREKLMFRVKARLDPQLLAKYITYVKTGVPGMAYLRLDPQAQWPAELQIKVPQ
- a CDS encoding ABC transporter permease, encoding MNKLANIFNLGIKEFRSLGRDYAMLILIAWAFTLGVYSSATGVPETLHHAPIAIVDEDQSQLSTRIINAFQPPYFRPPEMIGHAQMDRGMDVGLYTFTLDIPPDFQRDVLAGRQPAIQVNVDATQTGQAFSGAGYIQNIIGTEVREFVSRYRAEAAMPAELAVRMEFNPNLTQAWFGAVMEVINQITMLSIILTGAALIREREHGTVEHLLVMPLTAFEIMMAKVWSMGTVVLVAAAISLQLVVRGWLDVPISGSVGLFLLGAALHLFATTSMGIFLGTVARSMPQLGLLVILTLMPLQILSGGTTPRESMPELVQTIMLAAPTTHFVSLAQAILYRGADLSIVWPQLLAIVGIGAAFFAGALWRFRRTIGQMA
- a CDS encoding UPF0149 family protein gives rise to the protein MSTSSSAYTAFSALLAEAALPISPAELHGHLLGRVCAGSGFDQDEWLQAAGELLGGEPGERLSAALGGLLGMVQQDFSAGEMAVVLMLPNDDAPLAERAAALGQWCQGFLAGFGLALRSPSLSDEADEVLQDIAAIAQVQGALEDSEDGEADYMEVQEYLRVAPLLLFSEFGKVPAPAEKPSLH
- the rbbA gene encoding ribosome-associated ATPase/putative transporter RbbA: MNTADCVARLAGVSLRYGETRAVDNVTLDIPANHMVGLIGPDGVGKSSLLALLAGARKMQDGEIQVLGGDMRDARHRRSVCPRIAYMPQGLGKNLYPTLSVFENVDFFGRLFGHDKAERERRIADLLHSTGLAPFAERPAGKLSGGMKQKLGLCCALIHDPDLLILDEPTTGVDPLSRNQFWELIGRIRAGREGMSVLVATAYMEEAERFDHLVAMDDGKVLATGTPAELREHTGTRNLEEAFIALLPESKRVGHHTLVIPPRAQSEGAPQIAIEAEGLTCRFGDFVAVDHVSFRIERGEIFGFLGSNGCGKSTTMKMLTGLLPASEGTCALFGQPVNANDMETRRRVGYMSQAFSLYAELTVLQNLELHAKLFHLPADQIGPRVQEMLERFDLGKVRNELPDSLPLGIRQRLSLAVAVIHKPEILILDEPTSGVDPVARDGFWELMVELSRNDGVTIFISTHFMNEAERCDRISLMHAGKVLDSDTPQGLIDKRGLPTLEATFIAYLEEATGSAPVPDTAPAPEAPAEPTRYKGSDRFSWLRLFSYARREAMELRRDPIRLTLALVGTALLMFIIGYGINMDVEDLTYAVLDRDQTTTSQAYALNIAGSRYFIEKPTIQDPDDLERRLRSGDISLAVEIPPNFGRDLKRGADPQIGVWIDGAMPTRANTVLGYVQGLHSSYLADLARQNGSAAASAAASTEVRYRYNPDVESLKAMVPAVIPLLLIMIPAMLTALGVVREKELGSITNLYVTPVTRLEFLLGKQLPYIGMGMINFVLMLAMAVLLFQVPLKGSFLALLIGAFLYVVTSTGLGLLLSTFMKSQIAAVFGTAIATMIPAIQFSGLIHPVSSLEGAAAVIGQLYPTSHFLVVSRGAFSKALGFADLWVYYLPLLAMVVVLTLLSVACLKKQEA
- a CDS encoding TIGR02449 family protein, encoding MEDADLHTLIAKFDQLLQRLEQLKAENRLLRANEKSWREERAHLIEKNELARQKVEAMILRLKALEQDS
- a CDS encoding cell division protein ZapA, giving the protein MSQSNTLNVQILDKEYCIACPPEERVNLESAARYLDSKMREIRSSGKVIGADRVAVMAALNITHDLLHKQERQDHDSSSTRERVRELLERVDRALTTDKEPGEV
- a CDS encoding diguanylate cyclase translates to MDRLKSSLATYLGLGGLLCVLLLASAWLGLELANSERQRVRERLNYQARALAHQLEANLHEQVQGLDLLAELWTHHGRIQRSEWELNARFYIDNFPGYQSIQWADANLRIHWVEPLQGNEVALNYWLTPMSPGYATAMAARDTGKPHLSDSIELLQGGRGFVLYTPVYLRAPDGTLQFDGFMEGVFRVGNLMNHLLEQADSQLFSVRLLEHGQPLYVRAQPESRAEDTLRLPLQLLNNRNFELELSPSATLVKSLSTPLPTVVFSAAVAISLLLVAALALARDNARRATALSASNRLLNLEAEQRQEIEGHLLDSRERLQLVLDLTDSSRDALFIFELHTRELLHMNCATYSSLGYSAEEFRQLLRDDPERLIPGFFAWLQLVQQANRLNLSMIFQREMQRRDGSLQAAEINTQLAHQGEREYLIAVARDNGERLQLEAQLQKQSQQDGLTGLYNRRYFDRQLQSEWRRLRRSDSPLAILMLDVDHFKLFNDCLGHLAGDDALRRVAGALRGCLQREGDAACRYGGEEFVIILADTGLDGAAHVAARVHQRIAELGIAHPATELGRLAISIGVAIAKPGQDSEPDQLIAQADQALYAAKHRGRNQTCVWPVE
- a CDS encoding 5-formyltetrahydrofolate cyclo-ligase, with amino-acid sequence MIHSDGLSRPALRRKLRQARRALTPLQQRLAAQALYRQLAQHPLFRRAKHIALYLPADGEIDPRPLMKAAQKRGKATYLPVLSDWPKTHMTFQRVGIGERWTRNRFGIAEPVPNRGQQRPAWALDLLLLPLVGFDPQGGRLGMGKGFYDRTLAYLGMRKNWHTPTLLGLAHECQKVDRLELASWDVPLMGTVTDGGWYGRLAQASRSLRHPAKNQGC
- a CDS encoding EVE domain-containing protein, producing the protein MARAYWLMKSEPDELSIHDLKRLKTARWDGVRNYQARNFMRSMQPGDLFFFYHSSCPEPGIAGIAQIEGEAYPDPTALDPQSHYHDPKASAEKNPWTARDVGFVEAFKSVLPLAALRAQAGLEEMPLVQRGSRLSVMPVTEEQWRIVLGLARH